From Candidatus Limnocylindria bacterium, a single genomic window includes:
- a CDS encoding peptidoglycan recognition family protein produces the protein MGTQWRGPIPQSNYTAGRDGNAVELIVDHWTVVTFERAIRRFNDPASILSAHYVIGQDGRIAQLVSEDDTAYHAGRFEVNLRSIGIEHEAGPAMAPSEALYAASASLHREIANRHGLDLFLGTTVLPHHAIVPTECPGTLDLERIVREAEEEDDMFTEEDRRMLKRVYDHLEAYEPLVWTTRLQRWLAKAIRSVFPNADVSGPDVESGQPFKG, from the coding sequence GTGGGCACCCAGTGGCGCGGCCCCATCCCACAGAGCAACTACACCGCGGGCCGCGATGGCAATGCGGTCGAGCTCATCGTCGACCACTGGACGGTCGTGACGTTCGAACGCGCGATACGCCGGTTCAACGATCCCGCGAGCATCCTCTCGGCGCACTACGTCATCGGACAGGATGGTCGCATCGCACAGCTCGTCAGTGAGGACGACACCGCGTACCACGCGGGCAGGTTCGAGGTGAACCTGCGCTCGATCGGCATCGAGCACGAGGCCGGTCCCGCGATGGCTCCGAGCGAGGCGCTCTACGCCGCGTCGGCGAGCCTGCACCGAGAGATCGCCAACCGTCACGGCCTCGACCTGTTCCTCGGCACGACGGTGCTGCCGCATCACGCCATCGTTCCGACCGAATGCCCGGGCACGCTCGACCTGGAACGCATCGTCCGTGAAGCAGAGGAGGAAGACGACATGTTCACCGAAGAAGATCGGCGGATGCTGAAGCGCGTGTACGACCACCTCGAGGCGTACGAGCCGCTGGTGTGGACGACGCGACTGCAGCGCTGGCTGGCGAAGGCGATCCGCAGCGTCTTCCCGAACGCCGACGTCAGCGGGCCCGACGTGGAGAGCGGCCAGCCCTTCAAGGGCTGA
- a CDS encoding DinB family protein, whose amino-acid sequence MHVVDLLGCAWFAPTTDEALAAAPDEIAAYLRYLKRHGEKVDPKAPIATRVAEHITKGDFLGHGSPQAVYVPDRKPVTPAELATSLRRLEWSRADLLGLVKGASAKALDAKPAKGRSLRDMLLHVLGADAGYLASSLGAVKEVNGPTNAAGRGDLDVRIALKEARDAAIARLAKLTPAERAFVKEHPSGARTMRKTIRRMLEHEWEHRREIARRLGAEA is encoded by the coding sequence GTGCACGTCGTCGATCTTCTCGGCTGCGCATGGTTCGCGCCGACGACGGACGAGGCGCTGGCAGCGGCGCCGGATGAGATCGCTGCGTATCTCCGGTACCTGAAGCGCCACGGCGAAAAGGTCGATCCGAAGGCCCCCATCGCCACGCGCGTCGCCGAGCACATCACCAAAGGGGACTTCCTGGGGCACGGCTCGCCGCAGGCGGTGTACGTGCCGGATCGGAAGCCGGTGACCCCGGCCGAGCTTGCGACGTCCCTGCGTCGCCTCGAATGGTCGCGGGCGGATCTCCTCGGTCTCGTCAAAGGCGCAAGCGCGAAGGCACTCGACGCGAAGCCGGCGAAGGGCCGCTCGCTCCGCGACATGCTGCTGCACGTACTCGGCGCGGACGCGGGCTATCTCGCGAGCTCGCTCGGCGCGGTCAAGGAGGTGAACGGGCCGACCAACGCCGCGGGACGCGGCGACCTCGATGTCCGCATCGCGTTGAAGGAAGCCCGCGACGCCGCGATCGCGCGGCTCGCCAAGCTCACACCAGCGGAGCGTGCATTCGTGAAGGAGCATCCGTCCGGCGCGCGCACGATGCGTAAGACGATCCGCCGCATGCTCGAGCACGAGTGGGAGCACCGGCGCGAGATCGCGCGGCGGCTCGGCGCGGAGGCGTAG